Genomic segment of Xanthomonas sp. DAR 35659:
CTTCAGCCGCGACCGGTCGACGAAACCACAGAATGGCTTGATGCCAGCAAAATGTCGCGGCTGAAGCCGCTCCTACAGGCGCGTACGTGCGATCGCCCTGGCGAGCGGACCGTCGTAGCGCCGGCGTCAGCCGTCAGCGCGTGCATCCGCCGGTGGCACATACGGCGCCAGCGGCACCGCCGCCAGCACCTGCGGCCACGGAAAGCGCGGGCCGGGATCGCGCTTGCGCTGCACCCGCAGCGCCGGATCGTCGCTGGCCGGTTCGTCACTGCGGTCCAGCGCGTCGTGGCCGGCGATGTGGCGCAACTGCGGCAACTGCGTCTGCAACTCCCGCAGCAGGCCGATCAGCGCCTGGATCTGCGCCGGTGGATAGGGTTCGTCCATCGCCTGGTGGCGCGAATCCAGCCAGTGCGGATAGCGCCCGCGGTTGACCAGCTCGATGCCCAGCGACTGCGGGTTGTAGCCGCGCACGTGGTGCGCCACCCGCTGCAGCGGCACGTAGCGGTGCACGCTGCCGTCGCGGTCGATGTAGAAGTGGCCGCTGTTGCCGGTGCCCGACGGATACAGCACGCGTTCGCCGTAGGCGCGCGCGCTGGCCAGGTCGGGCAGTTCGGTGCAGTGGATCACCGCCAGCGTGATCGCGTCCAGGGAACGCGGCTGCAGCCGTTCGACATAGGGCAGGGGTGCATCGTGGATCGGCAACGGCGGGGTCGGCGGCATGCGCGGATGCTAGCATTCACCGATGACGCTGAATCCCGAGAGTCCCCTGGCGACGCTGCTCGCCACCTTGCCGCGCGCCGGTCGCGTGGACTGGATCGGCCTGCGCCCGGCGCGCGACGTGGCGATGCTCGAGGTGGAGCAGGCCGTCGCGCATGCCGGCGGCGGCCTGTTCGGCGATCGCTATGCCGGCGGCAACGGCAAGCGCGGCGTGACCCTGATCCAGGCCGAACACCTGCCCGCGATCGCGGCGCTGGCCGGGCACGCGACGCTGGCGCCGGCGCTCCTGCGGCGCAACGTGGTCGTCTCCGGGATCCCGTTGGTCGCGCTGAAGGGGCGCCGCTTCCGCGTCGGCGAGGTCGAACTGGAAGGCCTCGCGCCCTGCGATCCATGCTCGCGCATGGAGGACGCGCTCGGCCCCGGCGGCTACAACGCGATGCGTGGCCATGGCGGCCTGTGCGCGCGCATCGTGCATGGCGGCACGCTGCGCCGCGGCGACGCGGTGGTGGCGCTGTGAGCCGCGGCCACTGCATCCTCGCCCACGGCTTCGAGAGCGGCCCGGACGCGATCAAGGTCGCGGCGCTGGCCGAGGTCGCCCAGCGCCTGGGCTGGAGCCACGAACGCCCGGATTTCACCGACCTGGACGCGCGCCGCGAGGTCAGCCAGCTCGGCGACGTGCCGGCGCGCCTGCAGCGTCTGCTGGCGTTGGCGCAGGACGCCGCGCAACGCGGGCCGGTGGTGCTGGCCGGTTCCAGCCTGGGCGCCTACATCGCCGCGCAGGTGTCGCTGCACGTGCCGGTGCGCGGCCTGTTCCTGATGGTGCCGCCGACGCGGATGGGCTGGATGCCGGCGCTGGACGCCGCGCCCGTGCCGATCTCGGTCGTGCACGCCTGGCACGACGAATTGATTCCCGCCGCGGAGGTCATCGCCTGGGCGCAGGCGCGTGCGGCGCGCTTGCTGCTGGTCGACGACACGCACCGGCTCGGCGCCCACGTCGAGACCTCGGCGCGGGCCTTCGCCGACTTGCTGGAGACGCTGTGAGGTGCACGCGCCGCGCGGCGGGGACACGCCGATGGCAATGAATCTGCGGGCCGAAACCGTGGCCGACCACGCCGCGATCGAAGCGCTGACCCTGGTCGCGTTCTTCCGCGTCGCGCACAGTCGCCACGACGAACAGCAGATCATCGAACGGCTGCGCGCGGACGGGGCGCTGACCCTGTCGCTGGTGATCGAGCACGACGGCTACGTGGTCGGCCACGTCGCGGTGTCGCCGGTGCGCCTGTCCGACGGCAGCCGCGGCTGGTATGGCCTGGGGCCGCTGTCGGTGGGCCCGGGCCACCAGCGCCAGGGCCTGGGCGCGCAACTGGTGCGCGAGGCGTTGGCGCAATTGCAGGCGCTGGGCGCGGCCGGCTGCGTGGTGCTGGGCGAACCGGCGTACTACGCGCGCTTCGGTTTCCGCCAGGAGCCGGGGCTGACCCTGCCGGGCGCGCCGACGGAAGCCTTCCAGGCGCTGACCTTCGGCGATCGCCTGCCGCCGATGGCCGAGGTGGAGTACCACCCGGCTTTCCTGTCCGCTCCCTGAGCCGCCGCCATGCGGCGCTGCGCGCCATGGGCTTGATGCGCTAGCATCCTTCCGCGTTCCCCTTCGAGGATTCCGCCGATGCGCCATTGATGCCGCCGTCTTCGCGACGGCCTTCGTCCTCCTGCCGAGCGATCGGCGGGCACGACCGGCATCCATGGAGGTTGTATGACGCATCCGCTGCTTGCACTGGAAGGCGCGTCCCTTGTCCTGCCCGATGGCAGGGTGTTGTGTTCCGAACTGCAGTTCGCGCTCGACGCGCGGCGCACCGGCCTGGTCGGCCGCAACGGCGTCGGCAAGAGCGTGCTCGCGCGCGTGCTCGCCGGCGAACTGGCGCCCAGCGCCGGTCGCTGCGTGCGCCACGGCCGCCTGCACTACGTGCCGCAGCAGATCGCGCCGGCGC
This window contains:
- a CDS encoding N-acetylmuramoyl-L-alanine amidase — its product is MPPTPPLPIHDAPLPYVERLQPRSLDAITLAVIHCTELPDLASARAYGERVLYPSGTGNSGHFYIDRDGSVHRYVPLQRVAHHVRGYNPQSLGIELVNRGRYPHWLDSRHQAMDEPYPPAQIQALIGLLRELQTQLPQLRHIAGHDALDRSDEPASDDPALRVQRKRDPGPRFPWPQVLAAVPLAPYVPPADARADG
- a CDS encoding MOSC domain-containing protein, coding for MTLNPESPLATLLATLPRAGRVDWIGLRPARDVAMLEVEQAVAHAGGGLFGDRYAGGNGKRGVTLIQAEHLPAIAALAGHATLAPALLRRNVVVSGIPLVALKGRRFRVGEVELEGLAPCDPCSRMEDALGPGGYNAMRGHGGLCARIVHGGTLRRGDAVVAL
- a CDS encoding alpha/beta fold hydrolase — its product is MSRGHCILAHGFESGPDAIKVAALAEVAQRLGWSHERPDFTDLDARREVSQLGDVPARLQRLLALAQDAAQRGPVVLAGSSLGAYIAAQVSLHVPVRGLFLMVPPTRMGWMPALDAAPVPISVVHAWHDELIPAAEVIAWAQARAARLLLVDDTHRLGAHVETSARAFADLLETL
- a CDS encoding GNAT family N-acetyltransferase; translation: MAMNLRAETVADHAAIEALTLVAFFRVAHSRHDEQQIIERLRADGALTLSLVIEHDGYVVGHVAVSPVRLSDGSRGWYGLGPLSVGPGHQRQGLGAQLVREALAQLQALGAAGCVVLGEPAYYARFGFRQEPGLTLPGAPTEAFQALTFGDRLPPMAEVEYHPAFLSAP